Proteins from a single region of Streptomyces spinoverrucosus:
- a CDS encoding integrase, translated as MLWAAGDHLGMMASHAAAAGLPGQEHPITRSEPHPVFTELAFQHHKALLHRLPRNVLRRVRLLVRPDTVLPWHRDLLARRHAARSLPKRPGRPRTVRSVRVLVLRLTRENPGWGYRRIHGELLVLGAQVAASTVWEILKEAGTGPAPERASPTWASFQRSQADALLACDFFETVTLTGARLYAFAVIEHANRRIRILGATAHPTASWVAQAAAKNLVMDLEDAGCRAEFLIRDRDGKFPTLFDAVRKDAGIEVVLSGIRMPRMNAFMERWIQTCRRELLDRTLIWKQRQPGWRPPRPTRRGRGRNGRVRRSWPGSGHGRTPGGPARSPRRRAG; from the coding sequence GTGCTCTGGGCGGCTGGGGATCACCTGGGCATGATGGCCAGTCATGCTGCTGCGGCTGGCCTACCTGGCCAGGAACACCCGATCACCCGGAGTGAACCGCACCCTGTCTTCACCGAGTTGGCGTTCCAGCACCATAAGGCGCTGCTGCACCGGCTCCCGCGCAACGTGCTGCGCCGGGTACGGCTGCTGGTGCGTCCGGATACCGTGCTTCCCTGGCACCGTGATCTTCTCGCGCGCCGCCACGCGGCCCGTTCCCTGCCGAAGCGTCCGGGTCGGCCGCGCACGGTGCGCTCCGTCCGCGTGCTCGTGCTGCGTCTGACGCGGGAGAATCCCGGCTGGGGTTACCGGCGTATCCACGGTGAACTGCTCGTCCTGGGCGCGCAGGTGGCCGCTTCCACGGTATGGGAGATCCTCAAGGAGGCCGGTACCGGCCCGGCACCTGAGCGCGCCTCGCCCACCTGGGCCAGTTTCCAACGCTCGCAGGCCGACGCCCTGCTGGCATGTGACTTCTTCGAAACGGTCACCCTGACCGGGGCGCGGCTGTACGCGTTCGCCGTCATCGAGCACGCCAACCGCCGGATCCGGATCCTGGGCGCGACCGCGCACCCGACCGCCTCCTGGGTGGCACAGGCCGCGGCGAAGAACCTCGTCATGGACCTCGAAGACGCGGGCTGCCGGGCAGAGTTCCTGATCCGGGACAGGGACGGTAAGTTCCCCACCCTGTTCGATGCCGTCCGTAAGGATGCGGGGATCGAGGTCGTGCTCAGCGGCATCCGGATGCCCCGCATGAACGCGTTCATGGAACGCTGGATACAGACCTGCCGACGCGAGCTCCTGGACCGCACGCTGATCTGGAAACAACGCCAACCGGGATGGCGTCCACCACGGCCCACTCGACGCGGCCGCGGGCGGAACGGGCGAGTGCGGCGGTCATGGCCTGGTAGCGGTCATGGACGTACACCTGGCGGACCTGCTCGGTCACCTCGCCGAAGGGCGGGGTGA
- a CDS encoding phosphotransferase family protein: MSTDLPGLPVASIEKWLKATLPDLLDSGPWHAELISGGLSNITYRLHLPHATVILRRPPLGQVLPSAHDMKREYRIQTALAGTGVPVPRTLALCTDPDVLGCPFYVMAEVPGQIMRTADDTAGLTPETRSALAAGLVRTLADLHGVNPSSAGLADFGRPQGYCARQIVRWGEQWQRSHTRELPDMGVLLNKLSDHVPTHSEASIVHGDYRLDNTIVDMTESPRIAGVLDWELSTLGDPLADLGMTLTYWHDHGDTDRELIPVAVGVTTQRGFPTSREVAEKYAALTGRDLSLLPFYLAFSSMKLAVIFEGVHARYLRGQTVSEGYEGAGAAVPVLVSKALRELRALAGA; the protein is encoded by the coding sequence GTGAGCACCGATCTGCCCGGCCTGCCGGTCGCGAGCATCGAGAAATGGCTCAAAGCGACGCTGCCGGATCTGCTGGACAGCGGCCCCTGGCACGCGGAGCTGATATCCGGCGGGCTGTCGAACATCACGTACCGTCTGCACCTCCCGCACGCGACCGTCATCCTCCGGCGGCCCCCGCTCGGCCAGGTTCTCCCGAGCGCACACGACATGAAGCGCGAGTACCGCATCCAGACCGCGCTGGCGGGGACCGGCGTCCCGGTACCCCGGACCCTCGCGCTCTGCACCGATCCCGACGTCCTCGGCTGCCCCTTCTACGTCATGGCCGAGGTGCCCGGGCAGATCATGCGCACGGCGGACGACACTGCCGGGCTCACCCCCGAGACGCGCTCGGCGCTGGCCGCCGGTCTGGTGCGCACCCTTGCGGACCTGCACGGTGTCAACCCGTCGAGCGCAGGTCTGGCGGATTTCGGACGGCCCCAAGGCTACTGCGCACGGCAGATCGTCCGCTGGGGCGAGCAATGGCAGCGCTCGCACACCCGCGAACTCCCGGACATGGGCGTCCTCCTGAACAAGCTCTCGGACCATGTGCCGACGCACTCCGAGGCCTCGATCGTCCACGGCGACTACCGTCTCGACAACACGATCGTCGACATGACCGAGTCGCCACGCATCGCGGGCGTGCTCGACTGGGAGCTCTCCACGCTGGGAGACCCCCTGGCCGATCTCGGCATGACCCTGACGTACTGGCACGACCACGGCGACACAGACCGGGAACTGATCCCCGTGGCCGTGGGAGTCACCACGCAGCGAGGCTTCCCCACCAGCCGTGAAGTGGCGGAGAAATACGCCGCGTTGACCGGACGGGACCTGAGCCTGCTGCCTTTCTACCTGGCCTTCAGCTCGATGAAGCTCGCCGTGATCTTCGAAGGCGTCCACGCCCGCTACCTCCGCGGCCAGACGGTGAGCGAAGGCTACGAAGGCGCCGGCGCGGCGGTCCCGGTCCTGGTCTCGAAGGCGCTCCGCGAACTGCGCGCGCTCGCGGGGGCGTAG
- a CDS encoding acyl-CoA dehydrogenase family protein: MSFDFSLTPRVVEWRDRIAEFVADVVVPREQEAFTNGVDDALRRDLQQAARAAGLWAPQAPADLGGGGFRFDEAAVLLEEAGTSLLGPLALNCAAPDEGNIHLLNVVATPAQRDKYLVPLVNGDIRSCFAMTEPPPGAGSDPSAVRTLATKVADGWRISGEKHLITGAEGAAFTIVMARDGGSDGATMLLVDTGTPGFAVTEHARTIDSTMVGGHCRVLLEDVFVPDDAVLGEPGRGFQYIQVRLAPARLTHCMRWLGAARRAHEIALGRAVDRELFGQRLTDLGMAQQMIADNEIDLVAARALLWQACWEVAQGGRGTESSSRAKVFISEAVGRIVDRSVQLAGGLGTSEDLVIGRIYADIRAFRIYDGASEAHRMSIAKRAARRAGTAGQGSGVRS; this comes from the coding sequence ATGTCCTTCGATTTCTCACTCACACCCCGAGTCGTGGAGTGGCGCGACCGGATCGCCGAGTTCGTGGCGGACGTGGTCGTCCCGCGTGAACAGGAGGCGTTCACGAACGGTGTGGACGACGCTCTGCGCCGGGATCTCCAGCAGGCGGCCAGGGCGGCCGGGCTCTGGGCGCCCCAGGCACCCGCGGACCTGGGCGGGGGCGGCTTCCGCTTCGACGAGGCGGCGGTCCTCCTGGAGGAGGCCGGCACCAGCCTGCTCGGCCCGCTCGCCCTCAACTGCGCGGCCCCTGACGAGGGCAACATCCACCTGCTGAACGTGGTGGCCACGCCGGCGCAGCGCGACAAGTACCTCGTTCCGTTGGTCAACGGCGACATTCGCTCCTGCTTCGCGATGACCGAGCCGCCGCCCGGCGCGGGCTCCGACCCGTCGGCCGTACGCACCCTGGCGACCAAGGTCGCCGACGGCTGGAGGATCTCGGGCGAGAAGCACCTGATCACCGGGGCCGAGGGGGCCGCGTTCACGATCGTCATGGCACGTGACGGCGGGAGTGACGGGGCCACCATGCTGCTGGTCGACACCGGCACGCCCGGCTTCGCGGTGACGGAGCACGCCCGCACCATCGACTCGACCATGGTCGGCGGTCACTGCCGCGTGCTTCTCGAGGACGTCTTCGTTCCCGACGACGCCGTACTCGGCGAGCCCGGCAGGGGTTTCCAGTACATACAGGTCCGGCTCGCGCCCGCGCGCCTGACCCACTGCATGCGATGGCTGGGCGCCGCCCGCCGCGCACACGAGATCGCCCTGGGCCGGGCGGTCGACCGTGAGCTCTTCGGGCAGCGGCTGACCGACCTCGGGATGGCGCAGCAGATGATCGCCGACAACGAGATCGACCTGGTCGCGGCGCGGGCGTTGCTGTGGCAGGCCTGCTGGGAGGTCGCCCAGGGCGGCAGGGGCACGGAGTCGTCCTCGCGCGCGAAGGTGTTCATCAGCGAGGCCGTCGGGCGTATCGTCGACCGGTCGGTGCAGCTGGCCGGGGGCCTGGGCACCAGCGAGGACCTGGTCATCGGCCGTATCTACGCCGACATCCGGGCGTTCCGTATCTACGACGGAGCCTCGGAGGCGCACCGGATGTCGATCGCGAAGCGGGCCGCGCGCCGGGCCGGTACCGCCGGACAGGGAAGCGGGGTCCGGTCGTGA
- a CDS encoding SDR family NAD(P)-dependent oxidoreductase has protein sequence MTARRTALVTGASRGIGRAIAERLAAEGFDLTLSARTDGPLKDAADELRAHGRRVETAPADMADPAEVEALADAHLELHGGLDVLVLAAGMGAGGELSTYPLNRFDTMMSVNVRSALLLTQRLLPALRTAGSAPSGPGAKIIAIASITGVVSEPGLAAYGASKAALISLCESITVAEGGRGVSATALSPGYVDTDMAAWVHDRVDPSSMIRASDIAELTVALCRLSRHAAVPNIVVTRPGETLWRA, from the coding sequence ATGACAGCCCGGCGTACCGCGCTCGTCACCGGCGCATCTCGTGGAATCGGCAGGGCCATCGCGGAGCGACTCGCGGCAGAAGGGTTCGACCTCACTCTGTCCGCTCGTACGGACGGGCCGCTCAAGGACGCCGCCGACGAACTGCGCGCCCACGGGCGGCGCGTGGAGACCGCGCCTGCGGACATGGCGGATCCGGCGGAGGTCGAGGCCCTCGCCGACGCACATCTCGAACTTCACGGAGGCCTCGACGTCCTGGTGCTGGCCGCGGGCATGGGCGCGGGTGGCGAACTGTCGACGTATCCCCTGAACAGGTTCGACACGATGATGTCGGTGAACGTCAGGAGCGCGTTGCTGCTCACCCAGCGACTCCTGCCGGCGCTCCGTACGGCCGGATCGGCGCCGTCGGGACCAGGCGCGAAGATCATCGCCATCGCGTCGATCACCGGAGTCGTGAGTGAGCCGGGTCTGGCCGCCTATGGCGCCAGCAAGGCGGCCCTGATCTCCCTGTGCGAGTCGATCACAGTCGCCGAGGGCGGGCGGGGAGTCAGCGCGACGGCGCTGTCCCCCGGGTACGTCGACACCGACATGGCGGCCTGGGTGCACGACCGGGTCGACCCCTCCTCGATGATCCGGGCCTCGGACATCGCGGAGCTCACAGTGGCACTGTGCCGGCTGTCGCGGCATGCCGCAGTGCCCAACATCGTGGTCACCAGGCCCGGAGAGACGCTGTGGCGCGCATGA